A DNA window from Capnocytophaga sp. ARDL2 contains the following coding sequences:
- the thiH gene encoding 2-iminoacetate synthase ThiH codes for MSNGFINTFKQYNWEQIKERIYTATTREVEYILAKNKRTVEDFMSLLSPAAAPYLEQMAQMSQRITQKRFGKTIQLYAPMYLSNECHNICSYCGFSLDNKIRRKTLSDSEILIEAMALKSMGVQHILLVSGEANRTVGVDYFKNAIQLLHPHFTHISIEVQPLSEEEYTELKACGVHTVLVYQETYHQEAYKVYHPKGKKSNFKFRLDTPDRIGRAQIHKIGLGVLLGLEDWRVDSFFNALHIDYLQKTYWQTKYSVSFPRLRPAEGIIEPNFIMEDRDLLQLICAYRIWNEDLEISISTRENEKFRNHIISLGATTMSAASKTNPGGYAVDKQSLEQFKTSDERSMEDIKKLIQQTGYEPVMKDWDVSFG; via the coding sequence CGACTCGTGAGGTGGAATATATTTTGGCGAAAAACAAACGCACGGTGGAGGATTTTATGTCGTTGCTTTCTCCTGCGGCGGCTCCGTATTTGGAGCAAATGGCTCAGATGTCTCAACGCATTACCCAAAAACGATTTGGAAAGACCATTCAGCTCTATGCTCCGATGTATTTGAGCAACGAATGTCACAATATTTGTAGCTATTGCGGATTTAGTTTAGACAACAAAATCCGACGTAAAACATTGTCCGACAGCGAAATCCTCATAGAAGCTATGGCACTAAAATCTATGGGCGTTCAGCATATTTTGCTGGTGAGTGGCGAAGCAAATCGTACGGTGGGTGTGGACTACTTCAAAAACGCTATCCAACTTTTACACCCGCATTTTACGCATATTTCTATCGAAGTACAACCGCTTTCCGAAGAAGAATATACCGAACTAAAAGCCTGTGGTGTGCATACTGTGTTGGTATATCAAGAGACTTACCATCAGGAGGCTTACAAAGTCTATCACCCCAAAGGTAAAAAATCCAATTTTAAGTTTAGATTAGACACGCCCGACCGGATTGGTAGAGCCCAAATTCACAAAATAGGCTTAGGCGTGTTACTTGGCTTGGAAGATTGGCGAGTGGACAGTTTTTTCAACGCCTTGCATATCGACTACCTTCAAAAAACCTATTGGCAAACCAAATATTCGGTTTCCTTTCCACGACTTCGCCCTGCGGAAGGCATCATAGAACCCAATTTCATTATGGAAGACCGCGATTTGTTGCAACTGATTTGTGCCTACCGAATTTGGAACGAAGATTTGGAAATCTCCATTTCAACCCGTGAAAATGAAAAATTCCGCAATCATATCATTTCTCTCGGAGCTACTACGATGAGTGCCGCATCCAAAACCAATCCTGGTGGCTATGCCGTAGACAAACAATCGCTCGAACAGTTTAAAACCAGTGACGAACGCTCTATGGAAGACATTAAAAAACTCATTCAACAAACAGGCTACGAACCCGTAATGAAAGATTGGGATGTTAGTTTTGGTTGA
- a CDS encoding PH domain-containing protein: MNYNFSIPNKLENKALLLAIGNSFYKNIRILIAVIVIFIGRKTTNKEADIIGLTSAFSIFALIFIANFLYHFIKHKTFRYQIINDELVVTKGWLQKSKTVVKKSKIIEVHLKQNFIHKIVGLYLVIIETAGSERVEISIVGVDYEKALAFREALLAEENLFNEEVVLDKEIPKISKQTIVSISWNTLLKMGLTRNHLQSIGLIVAFSYNIFETIKDLFFTGEKLSDSIDQLLEVDYSAVIWTITIVFLLLGILIFNIVRTFLQYYGYKIENINNKMVASYGLLNSNIVSVPADKVQMFRIQQNYFQKIIQLFEIEILQIGSTNNKKKKNSGLIVPAVNTTEMQKIFDFIYNDTLDKGTYFFRPNYRKFIVESTLTVGALLLVFTPLYYFDILPFLWIYALIITFPTLYCYLSFRFEKLYLKDDFVILQKGVWDKDTFYLHISKIQSIKVSQSFFQKRTNFTSTTLYTASKSLTIGYYDADLIKKLANEILGIIEGLVPQKA; encoded by the coding sequence ATGAATTATAATTTTTCTATTCCTAATAAATTAGAAAACAAGGCTTTATTATTAGCTATTGGAAATTCGTTTTATAAAAATATTCGTATTTTGATAGCTGTAATTGTTATTTTTATCGGAAGAAAAACGACCAATAAAGAGGCAGATATTATTGGGCTAACAAGTGCCTTTTCTATTTTTGCTTTGATATTTATCGCTAATTTTTTATACCACTTTATCAAACACAAAACTTTTCGCTATCAAATAATTAACGACGAATTGGTGGTTACAAAAGGATGGTTGCAAAAGTCGAAAACTGTTGTAAAAAAATCAAAAATCATTGAGGTACATCTCAAACAAAATTTTATACACAAAATCGTAGGATTGTACCTTGTAATAATTGAGACAGCTGGAAGTGAACGCGTAGAAATTTCTATTGTTGGGGTGGATTATGAAAAGGCATTGGCTTTTAGAGAAGCGTTACTTGCAGAAGAAAATCTTTTCAATGAAGAAGTTGTTTTGGATAAAGAGATTCCCAAAATATCTAAACAAACCATTGTTTCTATTAGTTGGAATACACTATTGAAAATGGGATTGACAAGAAATCATTTGCAGTCAATAGGATTGATTGTTGCTTTTTCATATAATATTTTTGAGACTATAAAGGATTTATTTTTTACAGGTGAAAAATTGTCAGATTCGATTGATCAATTGCTAGAAGTTGATTATTCTGCTGTTATTTGGACAATAACTATTGTATTTCTGCTGTTGGGAATATTGATTTTTAACATTGTGCGTACATTTTTACAATATTATGGTTATAAAATCGAAAATATAAACAATAAAATGGTTGCTTCGTATGGATTGCTCAATTCTAATATTGTTTCTGTTCCAGCGGATAAGGTACAAATGTTTCGTATTCAACAAAATTACTTTCAAAAAATTATCCAACTATTTGAAATAGAAATTTTACAAATTGGCTCTACCAACAACAAAAAAAAGAAAAACTCAGGATTGATTGTTCCTGCAGTCAATACAACGGAAATGCAAAAGATTTTCGATTTTATTTACAATGATACATTAGATAAAGGCACCTATTTTTTCCGTCCTAATTATCGAAAGTTTATTGTAGAATCTACATTAACAGTAGGTGCTTTACTTTTAGTATTTACTCCTTTGTATTATTTTGATATATTGCCTTTTCTGTGGATATATGCATTGATTATCACGTTTCCTACTTTGTATTGCTATCTGTCTTTTAGGTTTGAAAAACTATACCTAAAAGATGACTTTGTAATATTGCAAAAAGGCGTTTGGGACAAAGATACTTTTTATCTGCATATATCTAAAATTCAAAGTATAAAGGTATCACAAAGTTTTTTTCAAAAGAGAACCAATTTTACAAGTACCACGCTTTATACAGCATCTAAAAGTCTCACTATTGGATATTATGATGCCGATTTGATAAAAAAATTAGCCAATGAAATTTTAGGAATAATTGAAGGTTTAGTACCACAAAAGGCGTAG
- the lysS gene encoding lysine--tRNA ligase — protein MQLSEQEIIRREKLTKLQELGINAYPADLYPVDHTSSQIKENFEEGKKVIVAGRLMSVRDQGKACFAELQDSQGRIQLYLNRDVICPEEDKTLYNTVFRKLIDLGDIIGVDGELFTTNVGAKCIRVQKFSLLTKTLRPLPLPKTDDQGNVYDAFTDPELRYRMRYVDLIVNPQNKDIFIKRTKLFNAMRQFFNDAGYMEVETPVLQAIPGGAAARPFITHHNALDIPLYMRIANELYLKRLIVGGFDGVYEFSKNFRNEGMDRTHNPEFTAMEIYVAYKDYNWMMDFTERLLEHCALAVNGTTKATFGEHEIDFKAPYKRVTMRQAIIDFTGFDIDGKSEDEIRKAAQDMGIAVDKTMGKGKLIDEIFGEKCEGNYIQPTFITDYPKAMSPLTKAHRDNPELTERFELMVCGKEIANAYSELNDPIDQRERFEDQLKLSEKGDDEAMFIDQDFLRALEFGMPPTSGLGIGMDRLIMFLTNNPSIQEVLFFPQMKPEKQAPAVELTDEEKIILAIIEKNNPIALASLKERAALSGKKWDKAMKGLAAHKFTQVYSEGEEKMVKLLEE, from the coding sequence ATGCAACTTTCAGAACAAGAAATCATTAGAAGAGAAAAACTTACCAAATTGCAAGAGTTGGGCATCAACGCCTACCCTGCCGATTTATATCCAGTAGATCATACTTCAAGTCAAATAAAAGAAAACTTTGAAGAAGGTAAGAAAGTAATTGTTGCAGGAAGATTGATGAGCGTTCGCGACCAAGGTAAAGCGTGTTTTGCCGAATTGCAAGACTCTCAAGGTAGAATACAATTGTATCTCAATAGAGATGTAATCTGCCCAGAGGAAGATAAAACATTATACAATACCGTATTCAGAAAACTTATCGATTTGGGAGACATCATCGGTGTAGATGGAGAATTGTTTACTACCAATGTGGGTGCAAAATGTATCCGTGTACAAAAATTTTCGTTGCTTACCAAAACCCTACGTCCATTGCCATTGCCAAAAACAGACGACCAAGGCAATGTGTATGACGCATTTACCGATCCAGAACTTCGCTATCGTATGCGTTATGTAGATTTGATTGTAAATCCACAAAACAAAGATATTTTTATCAAGCGTACCAAGTTGTTCAATGCAATGCGTCAGTTTTTCAACGACGCAGGATATATGGAAGTAGAAACTCCTGTTTTACAAGCTATTCCAGGTGGAGCTGCGGCACGACCATTCATCACGCATCACAATGCGTTAGACATTCCGTTGTATATGCGTATTGCCAACGAATTGTACCTCAAAAGACTCATCGTTGGTGGATTTGACGGAGTGTATGAATTCTCGAAAAACTTCCGCAACGAAGGTATGGACAGAACCCACAATCCAGAATTTACGGCAATGGAAATCTATGTTGCCTACAAAGATTACAACTGGATGATGGACTTTACTGAGCGTTTGCTCGAGCATTGTGCCTTGGCAGTAAACGGCACTACCAAAGCAACTTTTGGTGAACACGAAATCGATTTCAAAGCACCGTATAAACGCGTTACGATGCGTCAGGCAATTATTGATTTCACAGGATTTGACATCGATGGAAAATCAGAAGACGAAATCCGCAAAGCAGCTCAAGATATGGGAATTGCTGTGGACAAAACAATGGGTAAAGGAAAATTAATTGACGAAATTTTCGGTGAAAAATGCGAAGGAAACTACATTCAGCCGACCTTTATCACAGATTATCCAAAAGCCATGTCGCCACTTACCAAAGCTCACCGCGACAACCCAGAACTTACCGAGCGTTTTGAACTCATGGTATGTGGAAAAGAAATTGCCAATGCCTACTCAGAGCTCAACGACCCTATCGACCAAAGAGAACGCTTTGAAGACCAATTGAAATTGTCTGAAAAAGGTGACGATGAGGCAATGTTTATCGACCAAGATTTCCTAAGAGCTTTGGAATTCGGAATGCCACCAACTTCGGGATTGGGAATCGGAATGGACAGATTGATTATGTTCCTTACCAACAATCCGTCGATTCAGGAAGTGTTGTTTTTCCCACAAATGAAACCAGAAAAACAAGCACCAGCAGTAGAATTGACCGATGAAGAAAAAATCATCTTGGCAATTATAGAAAAAAACAACCCAATTGCTCTTGCTTCGCTAAAAGAACGAGCAGCTCTAAGTGGTAAAAAATGGGACAAAGCCATGAAAGGATTGGCTGCCCACAAATTCACACAAGTATATTCTGAAGGTGAAGAGAAAATGGTAAAACTACTTGAAGAATAA
- a CDS encoding pseudouridine synthase — protein sequence MNRPNNKNKFSKPAFSKDAKRFSKPATPKKSAPAKAKDDGVRLNKYISNSGVCSRRDADLYISSGNVTVNGKIVTELGFKVQPNDKVYFDGVLLNPEKKVYVLLNKPKGFSSTEDDRETNAYHLVRNASTAKLKPVGRMDKTTVGLLLYTNDNEIIQKFTNAAQHSPKLYQVSLDKNLKFEDLEKIEKGMYVNDHRVWVDEISYINNQPKSEVGIQLKTSNIKVVRALFEKLGYDVIKLDRVAFAGLTKWGLTRGQWRFLTEQEIINLKNCR from the coding sequence ATGAATCGACCGAACAACAAAAATAAATTTTCAAAACCTGCATTTTCTAAAGATGCTAAGAGATTTTCAAAACCTGCTACTCCTAAAAAATCTGCACCAGCAAAGGCTAAAGACGATGGAGTGCGATTGAATAAATACATTTCAAATTCTGGAGTGTGTTCGCGTCGTGATGCAGATTTGTACATTTCTTCGGGAAATGTTACTGTAAATGGTAAAATTGTTACGGAATTGGGATTCAAGGTGCAACCCAACGACAAAGTATATTTTGACGGCGTGTTGCTAAACCCAGAAAAAAAAGTTTATGTATTGCTCAACAAACCCAAAGGTTTTTCTAGTACAGAAGACGATAGAGAAACCAACGCTTACCACTTGGTACGCAACGCTTCTACAGCCAAACTAAAACCTGTGGGGCGTATGGACAAAACCACTGTGGGATTGCTACTCTATACTAATGACAACGAAATCATTCAAAAGTTTACCAACGCAGCGCAACATTCACCTAAATTGTACCAAGTTTCATTGGACAAAAACCTGAAATTTGAAGATTTGGAAAAAATCGAAAAAGGCATGTATGTAAACGACCACCGTGTATGGGTAGATGAGATTTCGTACATCAACAATCAACCGAAAAGTGAAGTGGGTATTCAGTTGAAAACATCAAATATCAAAGTGGTTCGTGCCTTGTTTGAAAAATTGGGTTACGATGTCATCAAGCTCGACCGTGTAGCCTTTGCAGGATTGACCAAATGGGGATTGACTCGTGGACAATGGCGTTTCCTTACCGAACAAGAAATCATCAATTTGAAAAATTGTAGGTAA
- a CDS encoding PH domain-containing protein produces MNPQISFDQLPTYENISHTMLNPKYKYIARMNALIAFILTLAISIAIVFLFEETLAYIIAVLLFLLGSYLSLLNLFGYRYKSYAFRKHDAVFQSGIFVTHIEIIPYIKLQHITITQGWYAKKLGLATINLYSASADNEVTIPGLTLEEAEQWKEFVLNRVQTIENTDDEL; encoded by the coding sequence ATGAATCCACAGATATCTTTTGACCAATTGCCCACTTACGAAAATATTTCGCATACAATGCTGAATCCCAAATACAAATACATCGCAAGGATGAATGCATTGATTGCTTTTATTCTCACCTTGGCAATTTCGATTGCTATTGTATTTTTGTTTGAAGAAACCTTGGCCTATATCATAGCGGTTTTATTGTTTTTATTGGGTAGTTATTTATCACTTTTGAATCTTTTTGGCTATCGATACAAATCGTATGCTTTTCGTAAACACGATGCTGTTTTTCAAAGTGGAATTTTTGTAACTCATATTGAAATCATTCCCTACATCAAACTTCAACACATTACCATTACACAAGGTTGGTATGCCAAAAAATTGGGATTGGCCACTATAAATTTATATTCTGCTTCGGCTGATAATGAAGTAACTATACCTGGACTTACTTTGGAAGAGGCAGAGCAATGGAAAGAATTTGTATTGAACCGTGTACAAACTATCGAAAACACCGATGATGAATTATAA
- a CDS encoding NAD(P)-dependent alcohol dehydrogenase, which translates to MMKVKSYAAHSATTPLVPHTIERREVQPQDVLIEILYCGVCHSDLHTARSDWGRTVYPAVPGHEIVGKVVKVGDEVSKHKVGDIVGVGCLVESCEHCASCNQGLEQYCEKGSTGTYNSRNSKYGGITYGGYSQHIVVEQNFVLKVPTNLPLEAVAPLLCAGITTWSPLKHWNISAGMKVGIIGMGGLGHMGVKFAKAMGANVVVLTTSESKRQDALDLGADEVLITKDAEQMAAHQYSFDFLLNTIPVDHDVNPYLMLLKLDKTMCMVGAIEPLTNVHAGLLINRRRHLVGSLIGGIKETQEMLFFCGEHQIVSDIELINIQDINKAYDRMIKSDVKYRFVIDMKSLNV; encoded by the coding sequence ATCATGAAAGTAAAATCATACGCTGCTCATAGTGCAACCACTCCATTGGTTCCGCATACGATAGAAAGAAGAGAAGTACAACCTCAGGATGTATTAATTGAAATTTTGTATTGTGGTGTATGCCATAGCGACTTACACACGGCTCGTTCGGATTGGGGACGCACGGTTTATCCTGCTGTGCCTGGTCATGAGATTGTGGGAAAAGTTGTAAAAGTAGGCGATGAAGTAAGCAAACACAAAGTAGGCGATATTGTAGGAGTGGGTTGTTTGGTTGAGTCGTGCGAACATTGTGCTTCGTGCAATCAAGGTTTGGAGCAATACTGCGAAAAGGGATCTACAGGAACCTACAATTCTCGCAATTCGAAATACGGTGGTATCACTTACGGCGGTTATTCTCAGCATATCGTAGTAGAACAAAATTTTGTATTGAAAGTACCGACAAATTTGCCATTAGAAGCGGTTGCACCTTTGCTTTGTGCAGGTATTACGACTTGGTCGCCATTGAAACATTGGAACATTTCGGCTGGAATGAAAGTAGGAATCATCGGTATGGGTGGATTGGGACACATGGGAGTAAAATTTGCTAAAGCTATGGGGGCAAATGTGGTTGTTTTGACTACAAGCGAAAGCAAACGCCAAGATGCTTTAGATTTGGGTGCTGACGAAGTCTTGATTACTAAAGATGCCGAACAAATGGCGGCTCATCAATACAGTTTTGACTTTTTATTGAATACCATCCCTGTAGATCACGATGTAAACCCATATTTGATGTTGTTGAAATTGGACAAAACCATGTGTATGGTGGGTGCTATTGAACCTCTTACCAACGTACACGCGGGACTATTAATCAACAGACGAAGACATTTGGTAGGATCGCTGATCGGTGGCATCAAAGAAACCCAAGAAATGTTGTTTTTTTGTGGCGAACATCAAATTGTTTCAGATATAGAATTGATCAATATTCAGGACATCAACAAAGCATACGATCGCATGATAAAATCTGATGTAAAATATCGCTTTGTAATTGATATGAAGAGTTTGAATGTTTAA
- a CDS encoding carboxypeptidase-like regulatory domain-containing protein, with protein MKKLFIITFLSCIQLITAQTLKGIVVNEHNEYIEYVDFGIVGKEKSFTSDSKGLFSIDVSSYKPTDSLYFTHFNFHRKSIAIKDFTKTITLKENAFELTPIVIDVNKSKLKTIKSKGMKVPGATASFSSIGEASDFFGMGDFVTLKHDYVAKELHTQYLFNNLKQVVFRLNFYKVEKNNALTPLNEKPIYINFEPTKRKKDLVEQFSVNLPKGKIWIEFDIVEVAGNESAKIHFPISLSGGWIRYDRRFEKIPMGMGLSFEIKGYKAE; from the coding sequence ATGAAAAAATTATTTATTATCACCTTTTTAAGCTGTATACAACTCATTACAGCTCAAACACTAAAAGGCATAGTCGTAAACGAACATAACGAATATATAGAATATGTAGATTTTGGAATTGTTGGAAAAGAAAAGAGTTTTACTTCCGACAGCAAAGGACTATTTTCGATAGATGTTTCTTCGTACAAACCTACAGATAGCTTGTATTTCACACATTTCAATTTTCATAGAAAGTCAATAGCAATAAAAGATTTTACAAAGACAATAACTTTGAAAGAAAACGCATTTGAATTGACTCCCATCGTAATTGATGTAAACAAATCAAAGTTGAAAACAATAAAGTCTAAAGGGATGAAAGTACCAGGTGCCACTGCAAGTTTTTCTTCGATTGGAGAAGCCTCTGATTTTTTTGGTATGGGAGATTTTGTTACTTTAAAACACGATTATGTAGCAAAAGAATTGCATACACAATACCTTTTCAACAATTTGAAACAAGTAGTTTTTCGGTTGAATTTTTACAAAGTAGAAAAAAACAACGCATTGACGCCACTAAACGAAAAACCAATCTACATAAATTTCGAACCAACCAAAAGAAAAAAAGATTTGGTAGAACAATTTTCTGTAAACTTACCTAAAGGTAAGATATGGATTGAGTTTGATATTGTAGAAGTAGCAGGTAATGAATCGGCTAAAATACATTTTCCTATCTCTCTTTCAGGTGGCTGGATACGCTATGACCGAAGGTTTGAAAAAATACCTATGGGAATGGGGCTTTCTTTTGAAATAAAGGGGTATAAGGCGGAGTAA
- a CDS encoding O-methyltransferase: MHFLSQELEDYVAFHSEDEPKLLQQLNKETHQKILQPRMLSGHFQGRFLSLISKMIAPKTILELGTFTGYATLCLAEGLTNHGEIHTIDINEELEDIQTKYFQKSDYAEQIKQHIGNALDIVPQLNKKFDLVFIDADKENYINYWNMIVPMMNKGGVILSDNVLWSGKVLQEVKKNDKSTQVLLEYNRLLKEDPRVETVLLPIRDGLTMSRIL, encoded by the coding sequence ATGCACTTTTTATCACAAGAATTGGAAGATTATGTAGCTTTTCACTCGGAAGACGAACCCAAATTGCTACAACAACTCAACAAAGAAACGCACCAAAAGATTTTGCAACCGCGTATGCTTAGCGGTCATTTTCAAGGGAGATTTCTGAGCCTGATTTCAAAGATGATTGCTCCTAAAACTATCTTAGAATTAGGTACTTTCACTGGCTATGCTACTTTGTGTTTGGCAGAAGGATTGACCAATCATGGCGAAATTCACACCATCGACATCAACGAGGAATTGGAGGATATTCAAACCAAATATTTTCAAAAATCTGATTACGCTGAGCAAATCAAACAGCATATCGGAAACGCTTTGGATATTGTGCCTCAACTCAACAAAAAGTTTGATTTGGTTTTTATCGATGCCGATAAAGAAAACTACATCAACTACTGGAATATGATTGTTCCTATGATGAACAAAGGTGGTGTAATCCTTTCAGACAATGTGCTTTGGAGTGGAAAAGTGCTGCAAGAAGTAAAGAAAAACGACAAATCTACTCAGGTGCTATTGGAATACAACCGCCTGTTAAAAGAAGATCCAAGAGTAGAAACTGTCTTGCTTCCAATCAGAGACGGATTGACGATGAGTAGAATTTTATAA
- a CDS encoding pyridoxal phosphate-dependent aminotransferase, protein MNTNSLSERINNLSVSQTLAMAAKARELKAQGIDIISLSLGEPDFNTPDFIKEAAKKAIDENYSAYPPVDGYDDLKKAICNKFKRDNNLNYQPSNIVVSTGAKQSLYNIAQVMLNDGDEVILPAPYWVSYAEIIRLSGGVPVEVPTSVDTDFKITAEQLRAVITPKTKMMWFSSPCNPSGSVYSKAELENLVAVLKDFPQIFVVSDEIYEHINYTIDYCSIGSLAGMEDRTITVNGVAKAFAMTGWRIGYIGAPEFIAKACTKLQGQVTSGANSIAQRATIAALEASPEKIQYMVEAFKKRRDLVMQLISEIPGWKVNVPEGAFYAFPDVSSYFGKELKGKKINNATDFSMYLLEHANVATVTGDAFGNPNCIRLSYATSDDLLVNAFTQIKESLV, encoded by the coding sequence ATGAATACAAATTCACTTTCAGAAAGAATCAATAATTTATCAGTTTCTCAAACATTGGCAATGGCAGCCAAAGCCAGAGAATTAAAAGCTCAAGGAATCGATATTATCAGTTTGAGTTTGGGAGAGCCAGACTTCAACACGCCAGATTTTATCAAAGAAGCCGCAAAAAAAGCAATCGATGAAAATTACAGTGCTTATCCGCCAGTTGATGGATACGACGATTTGAAAAAAGCCATCTGCAATAAGTTTAAAAGAGATAACAATCTCAACTATCAACCGTCAAATATTGTGGTATCTACAGGAGCAAAACAATCGTTGTACAACATAGCTCAAGTAATGCTAAATGATGGCGATGAGGTAATTTTACCAGCACCTTATTGGGTTAGCTATGCAGAAATTATTCGCTTGTCGGGCGGAGTACCCGTAGAAGTACCAACATCGGTAGATACAGATTTCAAAATCACAGCCGAGCAGTTGAGGGCAGTGATTACCCCAAAAACCAAGATGATGTGGTTTAGTTCGCCGTGTAATCCATCGGGGTCAGTGTATAGCAAAGCCGAATTAGAAAATTTGGTAGCCGTGTTGAAAGATTTTCCACAGATTTTTGTAGTATCGGACGAAATTTACGAGCATATCAACTACACCATAGATTATTGCAGTATTGGTTCGTTGGCAGGAATGGAAGACCGCACAATTACGGTAAACGGAGTAGCCAAAGCCTTTGCCATGACAGGATGGAGAATAGGTTACATCGGAGCACCAGAATTCATCGCCAAAGCCTGTACAAAATTGCAAGGACAAGTAACCAGTGGAGCCAACTCTATTGCACAAAGAGCCACAATTGCAGCCTTGGAAGCATCGCCAGAAAAAATTCAGTATATGGTAGAGGCGTTTAAAAAGCGTAGAGATTTGGTAATGCAGTTGATTTCAGAAATCCCAGGATGGAAAGTAAATGTACCAGAAGGAGCCTTTTACGCCTTTCCAGATGTATCCTCATATTTCGGAAAAGAATTGAAAGGAAAGAAAATCAACAATGCCACAGATTTTTCTATGTATTTGTTAGAACACGCCAATGTAGCCACGGTAACGGGCGACGCATTCGGAAATCCAAATTGTATCCGTTTGTCGTATGCCACAAGCGACGACTTATTGGTAAATGCATTTACGCAAATCAAAGAAAGTTTGGTATAA